The following proteins are encoded in a genomic region of Nicotiana sylvestris chromosome 4, ASM39365v2, whole genome shotgun sequence:
- the LOC104231441 gene encoding SWI/SNF complex subunit SWI3B, whose translation MAETGDSKSPAANPNPETTSPPPPPPPPPTLQQPQTSSQPQLQPPPQTPSQPLPPPQQPQSELLPPKRPQQLESSPNPTTDSKDVTPATLSSRLTEPDYIYIPSHSRWFSWNSIHESEVRFLPEFFDGRSPSKNPRTYKYYRNSIIRRFRDNPTKKITFTEARKTIIGDVGSIRRVFDFLETWGLINYTANSSKSLLKWEEKESKSTSSASAAPQNADVNGTTPTDFTAPKKRLCSACKSACSIACFVSDKYDLTLCARCYVRGNFRVGMNTSDFRRVEISEEVKTDWTDKETLHLLEALMHYGDDWKKVAEHVGGRSAKECVARFVKLPFGEQFMGPPVSAEVDNEPGSETMLLPSKRMRLTPLADASNPIMAQAAFLSALAGKEVAELAAHAAVTALSENSEGIMKGSLASLPGVLEKQETDGTSNGHAKDTLERALVEARSQLEEEAQDIERAVSEVAIETREIEDKIARFEEHDLQMEKEWQQLMQLKNLIFFDQLTLLLNKVGATKAGEAIGEEVMNVKAE comes from the exons ATGGCGGAAACCGGCGACAGCAAGTCACCGGCAGCTAATCCCAACCCTGAAACTACCTCTCCGCCACCGCCACCGCCACCGCCACCTACACTTCAACAGCCGCAGACATCGTCACAGCCTCAGCTGCAACCACCGCCACAAACGCCGTCACAGCCACTGCCACCACCACAGCAACCTCAATCTGAACTTTTGCCCCCAAAGCGTCCCCAACAACTGGAATCCTCCCCAAACCCAACCACCGATTCCAAAGACGTGACTCCCGCTACCCTCTCTTCCCGCCTTACTGAGCCTGATTATATTTACATCCCCAGTCACTCCC GTTGGTTTTCGTGGAATAGCATACATGAAAGTGAGGTTCGATTTCTTCCTGAATTTTTCGACGGAAGATCACCTTCTAAGAACCCTAGGACTTATAAATACTATAGGAATTCCATTATTCGTAGATTCAGAGACAATCCCACTAAAAAAATAACCTTTACTGAGGCTCGCAAGACCATTATTGGTGATGTGGGTTCCATTCGTAGGGTTTTCGATTTCCTGGAGACATGGGGCTTGATTAATTACACTGCTAACTCTTCCAAATCGCTGCTCAAGTGGGAAGAAAAAGAGTCTAAGTCTACTTCTTCTGCTTCCGCGGCTCCGCAAAATGCTGATGTTAATGGAACTACTCCCACTGATTTTACTGCCCCCAAGAAGAGACTTTGCAGTGCCTGCAAATCAGCTTGCAGCATTGCCTGTTTTGTTTCTGATAAG TATGATTTGACTCTTTGTGCAAGATGCTACGTTCGTGGTAATTTCAGAGTCGGCATGAATACTTCAGATTTTCGGCGCGTTGAAATTAGTGAAGAAGTTAAGACAGATTGGACCGACAAAGAGACTTTGCACCTTTTAGAAGCTCTTATGCATTATGGCGATGATTGGAAGAAGGTTGCCGAGCATGTTGGTGGCAGAAGTGCGAAAGAATGTGTGGCTCGATTTGTGAAGCTTCCTTTTGGTGAGCAGTTTATGGGCCCTCCGGTGTCTGCAGAAGTGGATAATGAACCTGGGTCTGAAACTATGCTTCTTCCATCCAAGAGAATGCGCCTCACACCCCTTGCTGATGCTAGCAACCCAATTATGGCTCAG GCTGCTTTCCTTTCTGCTCTAGCGGGAAAAGAGGTTGCAGAATTAGCAGCACATGCCGCTGTTACGGCTTTGTCTGAGAACAGTGAGGGAATAATGAAAGGGAGTCTAGCATCTCTACCTGGTGTCTTGGAGAAGCAAG AAACGGACGGAACTTCCAATGGGCATGCCAAGGATACACTTGAAAGAGCTCTTGTTGAAGCACGGTCTCAGCTTGAGGAGGAGGCACAGGACATAGAGAGAGCTGTCTCCGAGGTTGCTATCGAG ACCAGGGAGATTGAGGACAAAATTGCTCGTTTTGAGGAACATGATTTACAGATGGAAAAGGAGTGGCAACAGCTGATGCAGCTTAAGAACCTAATCTTCTTCGATCAACTTACTTTGCTGCTAAATAAAGTTGGTGCTACAAAAGCTGGAGAAGCCATTGGGGAGGAGGTGATGAATGTTAAGGCAGAATGA